One Edaphobacter flagellatus genomic region harbors:
- a CDS encoding type IV pilus biogenesis protein PilM: MEILPKNLGTRPRLAVEVRPEGVVAARAEDAQALLAAVAERSLPEGVLMPGLKAGNVVDGMRLAAVLREALDVVAARGGERTRYVTLVIPDAATRVLLLEFDEMPAKPAEALPIVRFRLKKLVPFDPDHAAVSYQVMSAERGSVQVLVVAMPSDVLAEYEGAVTAAGYMPGAVLPSTLATLACLDEQEAPVLVANAGRGGVTTAIVRRGALLLHRALELAGDPTDARSLETLQAAGVVYDRIEAEALIETQVLEAEAHGSAREVAQSVSVAVAYFEDTLASVPDGIFSAGTIGADGLQTILEENGITALKVREIVGADGLTAGAASRVPRGWLAGVRGALRN, from the coding sequence ATGGAGATTTTGCCGAAAAACCTGGGGACGCGCCCCCGGCTTGCCGTTGAGGTCAGGCCCGAGGGAGTCGTTGCAGCCAGGGCCGAAGATGCGCAGGCGCTGCTTGCTGCTGTGGCCGAGCGTTCGTTGCCCGAGGGCGTTCTTATGCCGGGCCTGAAGGCGGGTAATGTTGTCGATGGAATGCGGCTGGCTGCCGTATTACGCGAGGCGCTGGACGTCGTGGCTGCCCGCGGTGGCGAGCGTACGCGCTATGTCACGCTGGTGATACCCGATGCCGCGACACGGGTTCTCCTGCTGGAGTTCGACGAGATGCCTGCAAAGCCTGCCGAGGCGCTCCCGATCGTGCGTTTCCGGCTGAAAAAGCTTGTGCCTTTCGATCCCGATCATGCAGCGGTGAGCTACCAGGTGATGTCAGCCGAACGAGGCAGCGTGCAGGTGCTGGTGGTTGCGATGCCAAGCGATGTTCTGGCGGAATATGAAGGCGCGGTGACGGCTGCTGGTTATATGCCGGGAGCGGTCCTGCCTTCAACGCTGGCTACGCTGGCTTGTCTCGATGAACAGGAGGCTCCTGTGCTTGTCGCCAATGCAGGACGCGGCGGTGTGACGACAGCCATCGTTCGTCGCGGAGCTTTACTGCTGCATCGCGCGCTGGAGCTGGCTGGCGATCCTACCGATGCACGCTCGCTGGAAACCCTGCAGGCTGCCGGTGTGGTGTACGACCGCATTGAGGCTGAGGCACTGATCGAGACGCAGGTACTGGAGGCTGAAGCGCATGGTTCTGCGCGTGAGGTGGCCCAGTCGGTAAGTGTCGCCGTAGCCTACTTCGAGGACACACTCGCGTCGGTTCCTGATGGGATATTCTCGGCTGGAACGATTGGAGCCGATGGTCTGCAGACAATTTTGGAGGAAAACGGTATTACAGCGCTGAAGGTGCGTGAGATAGTAGGCGCCGATGGACTGACCGCCGGCGCGGCGTCTCGCGTGCCGCGTGGCTGGCTTGCCGGCGTCCGGGGAGCGTTGAGGAACTGA
- a CDS encoding PilN domain-containing protein: protein MRISVNLATRPFVELRPLFAKLRLAVIALALLAVAFTFALRSLNAKARGAEAQMNALKAKTLQYRTERQRNEARMRQPQNMAVLERSQFLNALFVRKSFSWTAVMMDLERVLPSGVQVTSIEPVTSKSGEVSIRLRVSGDRDRAVQLVRNLERAQRFISPRLASESAQAQESNGRGGFQQTASPGAVEFDILSGYNPLSEPVKATKEEAAPTTPDSADSMQQSDRLQVPRRARGAKAAPPKQRPLMGGVR, encoded by the coding sequence ATGCGGATCTCCGTCAATCTTGCAACGCGTCCATTTGTCGAGCTGCGTCCGTTGTTCGCGAAGCTGCGCCTTGCCGTTATTGCACTCGCATTGCTGGCCGTGGCGTTTACATTTGCGCTGCGTTCCCTGAACGCCAAAGCTCGTGGTGCTGAAGCGCAGATGAATGCACTGAAGGCGAAGACGCTCCAGTATCGAACGGAGCGTCAGCGCAACGAAGCGCGAATGCGTCAGCCGCAGAACATGGCCGTGCTTGAACGCAGCCAGTTCCTGAATGCATTGTTCGTACGTAAAAGTTTCAGCTGGACGGCCGTTATGATGGACCTCGAACGCGTACTGCCATCCGGTGTGCAGGTGACCAGCATCGAGCCGGTCACCTCGAAGAGCGGCGAGGTGAGTATACGGCTGCGCGTCAGCGGCGATCGCGACCGCGCCGTACAACTGGTGCGTAATCTCGAGCGCGCGCAGCGGTTTATCTCTCCCCGGCTGGCAAGTGAATCAGCACAGGCGCAGGAATCGAACGGCCGCGGTGGTTTTCAGCAGACTGCGTCACCGGGTGCGGTGGAGTTCGACATCCTGAGTGGATATAACCCGTTGTCGGAGCCAGTCAAAGCGACGAAGGAAGAAGCTGCGCCGACTACTCCAGATTCTGCCGATTCGATGCAACAAAGCGACAGATTGCAGGTCCCGCGGCGTGCGCGCGGCGCAAAAGCTGCTCCGCCAAAGCAGCGGCCGTTGATGGGTGGTGTGCGATGA
- a CDS encoding type II secretion system protein, with the protein MSKRNNRTQHEEGFMLIGVVVLVFLVLLTLSIAAPKVARALRRDQEVESIHRANEYVRAIQLYYRKFGHYPGNMEQLEKSNNIRFLRQKYVDPMTGKPNWRLIHQGEAKTTVKGFFGQPLSGLPGGAGGLGSAASMVSPGQGGSATVNGSSPTSSGSSGTGGGTGPTGSSFSLGSSPFSSSSNNSGSPNSGPGSGLGSSTGANSGSSQLSSIGGAPIVGVGSSKTGDSISIVNEQTTYQTWEFLYDPRIEQLKAKAALLGGAASSSTNSFGLGTAPSASPGLNANPGSTTPSSSSGSAPTTPQ; encoded by the coding sequence ATGAGTAAGAGAAACAACAGAACGCAGCACGAAGAAGGCTTCATGCTTATTGGAGTCGTTGTGCTGGTGTTTCTGGTTTTGCTGACGCTCAGTATTGCAGCCCCTAAGGTAGCGCGCGCACTGCGGCGTGACCAGGAAGTCGAATCGATTCATCGTGCCAATGAGTATGTCCGCGCGATTCAGCTCTACTATCGCAAGTTCGGGCACTATCCGGGCAACATGGAGCAGCTGGAGAAGTCGAACAACATCCGCTTCCTGCGCCAGAAGTATGTTGATCCCATGACGGGCAAGCCGAACTGGCGGCTGATCCATCAGGGCGAAGCGAAGACGACGGTAAAAGGATTCTTCGGCCAGCCGCTTTCGGGGTTGCCGGGAGGTGCAGGCGGGTTGGGATCAGCGGCTTCAATGGTTTCGCCGGGACAAGGCGGAAGCGCGACGGTTAACGGCAGCAGCCCAACCAGCTCAGGCTCTAGCGGTACGGGCGGAGGCACAGGGCCAACTGGCTCCAGTTTTAGCTTGGGCTCCTCGCCTTTTTCGAGCTCTTCTAACAACTCCGGCAGCCCCAATTCCGGCCCAGGTTCAGGTTTGGGATCATCTACGGGGGCAAATAGCGGAAGCAGCCAACTGAGTTCTATTGGGGGCGCACCGATCGTCGGTGTCGGTAGCTCGAAGACGGGCGATTCGATTTCGATTGTCAATGAGCAGACGACTTACCAGACATGGGAATTTCTGTATGATCCGCGGATCGAGCAGCTCAAGGCCAAGGCAGCCTTGTTGGGAGGAGCCGCTTCGAGCAGCACGAACAGTTTCGGCTTAGGGACAGCGCCGAGTGCCAGTCCTGGATTGAATGCGAATCCTGGGTCAACGACTCCTTCGTCGTCTTCTGGGTCGGCTCCAACGACTCCGCAATAA
- a CDS encoding VOC family protein — translation MSQPFVHLELNTPDLAKAKAFYSGLFGWTFDDQNMGPAGTYSMFKAGEGPGGGIFSMPGTPTEKAWVPYVGVEDLKAATDKGASLGATVVMREQVVPGHGIFSILVDPTGAPIALWQATGSK, via the coding sequence ATGTCACAACCCTTCGTTCACCTTGAACTCAACACTCCCGATCTAGCAAAAGCAAAGGCATTCTACTCCGGCCTCTTTGGCTGGACCTTCGATGACCAGAACATGGGCCCTGCAGGCACATACTCCATGTTCAAGGCCGGGGAGGGCCCCGGCGGAGGTATATTTTCCATGCCCGGCACTCCCACGGAAAAAGCATGGGTACCTTACGTCGGCGTCGAAGATCTGAAGGCCGCTACAGACAAGGGTGCGTCGCTTGGCGCAACCGTTGTGATGCGCGAGCAGGTCGTTCCCGGCCATGGCATCTTCTCAATCCTCGTCGATCCGACGGGAGCACCAATCGCCTTGTGGCAGGCAACGGGCAGCAAGTAG
- a CDS encoding MmcQ/YjbR family DNA-binding protein, whose translation MKPSDFRRIALSLDGTEESSHMGAADFRVGGHIFATLASEKQGYGNLMLSPELQQAFITDQPDIFLPIAGGWGRMGMTHIRLTLATEDILTGALRAAYNLRLEKNQRTAKSRKSSRKSSSRP comes from the coding sequence ATGAAGCCCTCCGATTTTCGCCGCATTGCTCTCTCCCTTGACGGCACCGAAGAATCCTCCCATATGGGAGCGGCTGACTTCCGCGTCGGCGGTCACATCTTCGCCACCCTCGCTTCTGAGAAACAAGGCTACGGCAACCTTATGCTCAGCCCGGAGCTGCAGCAGGCTTTCATTACAGACCAGCCTGATATCTTTCTCCCCATCGCTGGAGGCTGGGGCCGCATGGGCATGACGCACATCCGACTGACTCTCGCAACAGAAGACATCCTCACCGGAGCCCTACGCGCCGCCTATAACCTCCGTCTCGAGAAAAACCAGCGCACAGCAAAAAGCCGTAAATCGTCGCGAAAATCCTCCTCCCGGCCCTGA
- a CDS encoding DHA2 family efflux MFS transporter permease subunit, translated as MSSTAAVPADRSAEVTHGVNPWLIAASVMLATFMEVLDTAIASVALPYIAGSLSASNDEATWVLTSYLVANAIVLPASNWFSLRFGRKNFLIICVIIFTVASFACGAAPTLPIMLLARIVQGAGGGALQPLSQAILFESFPPSKRGAAAAVFAFGVVVAPVLGPTLGGWLTDTYSWRYAFYINIPVGILAVIMISRFVHDPPYIKNAKVPAFDNLGFGALVVWTGLLQVILDKGQEDDWFGASWICIAFPIMIAAFLWWCWTSWHRKNPLVNLKVLKNRNFAIGCLLIFLFGIAIYSTVTVLPLFYQELLGYTAFTAGVVVAPRGLGAICGMPVIGYLSNKVDPRYLLTFGFVVFGLTTFYFGQITLDISPTTLLVPILITGFGLSFVFVPITTAAYGTLPNEQLGNASGLFNLMRNVGGSIGISVAQTLLTRRTAAHQNYITNSVPITGQQFQNAVRNTTGALTNYFGPANAAGPANATLYGELQRQAASWAFVDVFRWLSLLSFSCVLAVWMLKKVKPGKGPANVH; from the coding sequence ATGTCCAGTACCGCAGCCGTACCAGCGGACCGCTCCGCCGAAGTCACTCACGGGGTCAATCCCTGGCTCATCGCCGCGTCCGTCATGCTGGCCACCTTTATGGAGGTGCTCGACACCGCCATCGCGTCCGTCGCGCTCCCCTATATTGCCGGCTCCCTTTCGGCCTCCAATGATGAGGCCACCTGGGTCCTGACCAGCTACCTGGTCGCGAATGCCATCGTCCTGCCCGCCAGCAACTGGTTCTCTCTGCGCTTCGGGCGCAAGAACTTCCTGATCATCTGCGTCATCATCTTCACCGTCGCCAGCTTCGCCTGCGGAGCAGCCCCCACGCTGCCCATTATGCTGCTGGCCCGCATTGTCCAGGGAGCAGGCGGCGGCGCGCTCCAGCCACTTTCCCAGGCCATCCTCTTTGAATCTTTCCCACCATCCAAGCGCGGAGCCGCAGCAGCTGTCTTCGCCTTCGGTGTCGTCGTCGCTCCCGTCCTCGGCCCAACACTCGGCGGCTGGCTTACCGACACCTATTCCTGGCGCTACGCCTTCTACATCAACATCCCCGTCGGCATTCTTGCCGTTATCATGATCTCCCGCTTCGTCCACGACCCGCCGTACATCAAGAACGCCAAAGTCCCGGCCTTCGACAACCTGGGCTTCGGCGCTCTCGTTGTCTGGACAGGCCTGCTGCAGGTCATCCTCGACAAGGGGCAAGAGGACGATTGGTTCGGAGCTAGCTGGATTTGCATCGCCTTCCCCATCATGATCGCGGCCTTCCTTTGGTGGTGCTGGACCTCCTGGCATCGAAAGAACCCGCTGGTCAATCTGAAGGTCCTCAAAAACCGAAACTTCGCCATCGGCTGCCTGCTGATATTCCTCTTCGGCATCGCCATCTACTCCACCGTGACCGTGCTGCCGCTCTTCTATCAGGAGCTGCTTGGCTACACCGCCTTCACCGCAGGGGTCGTCGTCGCCCCGCGTGGGCTGGGAGCCATTTGCGGCATGCCTGTTATCGGGTACCTTTCCAATAAGGTCGACCCACGGTACCTGCTTACCTTCGGCTTCGTCGTCTTCGGACTGACGACCTTCTACTTCGGACAGATCACGCTCGACATCTCACCAACCACTCTGCTCGTTCCGATCCTCATCACCGGCTTCGGGCTCAGCTTCGTCTTCGTGCCCATTACCACTGCGGCTTATGGGACTCTGCCAAACGAACAGCTCGGCAACGCCAGCGGACTCTTCAACCTGATGCGCAACGTAGGCGGCAGCATCGGCATCTCGGTCGCGCAGACTCTGCTTACCCGCCGCACCGCCGCGCACCAGAATTACATCACTAACTCCGTCCCCATCACGGGCCAGCAGTTCCAGAACGCCGTCCGTAACACCACCGGAGCACTCACGAACTATTTCGGCCCGGCGAATGCAGCAGGGCCTGCCAATGCGACGCTCTATGGTGAGCTGCAGCGGCAGGCTGCAAGCTGGGCCTTCGTCGACGTCTTCCGCTGGCTATCTCTGCTCAGCTTCTCCTGCGTTCTCGCTGTGTGGATGCTCAAGAAGGTAAAACCCGGTAAAGGTCCCGCCAACGTGCACTAA
- the dnaK gene encoding molecular chaperone DnaK, with the protein MGKIIGIDLGTTNSCVAVMEGGEPKVIPNEEGGRTTPSIVAFTKSGERLVGQVAKRQAITNPENTIYSIKRFMGRRYDEVSDEMKMVPYKVVKQGDHIAVVAQGKEYTAPEVSAMILQKLKKAAEDYLGTSVTEAVITVPAYFNDAQRQATKDAGKIAGLEVKRIVNEPTAAALAYGLDKKKDETIAVYDFGGGTFDISILEVGEGVIEVKSTNGDTHLGGDNLDERIVDWLIKEFKDETGLDLRSKGNEMALQRLKDAAERAKIELSTAQETEINLPFITADASGPKHLVRKLTRAKLEQLVADLLEKSVGPCKQAMKDAGVDASKIDEVVLVGGQTRMPAIQELVKKLFGKEPHKGVNPDEVVAIGAAVQAGVLAGDVKDLLLLDVTPLTLSIETMGGVATPMIQRNTTIPTKKTETFSTAADNQTEVEVHVLQGERPMAAQNRTLGKFKLSGIPPAPRGVPQIEVTFDIDANGILNVTAKDNATGKDQKITITSSSGLSSEEVERMAKEAESHAAEDKEQRERIEARNGLDSLVYNVEKMLRESGDKVSGSDKGDVESALEEAKKTLSGSPSASELNSAKDRLTSASHKLAEAMYKANASTGQPEQAAQATAEEPKKDEGVIDAEYVDVDDKK; encoded by the coding sequence ATGGGAAAAATTATTGGAATTGACCTCGGAACGACCAATTCGTGCGTCGCCGTTATGGAAGGCGGCGAACCGAAGGTTATTCCGAATGAGGAAGGCGGACGCACTACCCCTTCTATCGTCGCGTTTACCAAAAGTGGTGAGCGTCTGGTGGGCCAGGTGGCCAAGCGTCAGGCGATCACGAACCCGGAGAACACGATTTACTCGATCAAGCGCTTTATGGGGCGCCGCTATGACGAGGTGAGCGATGAGATGAAGATGGTGCCCTACAAGGTTGTGAAGCAGGGCGATCATATTGCCGTCGTAGCACAGGGTAAGGAGTACACCGCGCCGGAGGTCTCGGCGATGATCCTTCAGAAGCTCAAGAAGGCTGCTGAGGACTATCTCGGCACGAGCGTGACCGAGGCTGTCATTACGGTTCCGGCGTACTTCAACGACGCGCAGCGTCAGGCGACCAAGGATGCGGGCAAGATTGCCGGTCTCGAGGTAAAGCGTATCGTAAACGAGCCGACGGCGGCTGCATTGGCTTATGGCCTCGACAAGAAGAAGGACGAGACGATTGCCGTGTATGACTTCGGCGGCGGTACGTTCGATATCTCAATTCTTGAGGTTGGCGAGGGCGTGATTGAGGTGAAGTCGACCAACGGTGATACGCACCTGGGCGGCGACAATCTGGACGAGCGCATCGTCGACTGGCTGATCAAGGAGTTCAAGGATGAGACGGGTCTCGACCTGCGTTCCAAGGGCAACGAGATGGCTCTGCAGCGTCTGAAGGACGCGGCAGAGCGCGCCAAGATCGAGCTTTCAACGGCGCAGGAGACGGAGATCAATCTTCCCTTCATTACTGCCGATGCGAGTGGGCCGAAGCATCTGGTGCGCAAGCTGACACGTGCGAAGCTCGAGCAGCTGGTGGCCGACCTTCTGGAGAAGTCAGTTGGACCCTGCAAGCAGGCGATGAAGGATGCGGGCGTTGACGCCAGCAAGATTGACGAGGTTGTGCTGGTCGGCGGACAGACCCGCATGCCTGCAATCCAGGAACTCGTCAAGAAGCTCTTCGGCAAAGAGCCGCACAAGGGTGTGAACCCGGATGAGGTCGTTGCGATCGGCGCTGCGGTTCAGGCTGGCGTTCTGGCTGGCGATGTGAAGGATCTGCTGCTGCTTGACGTGACTCCGCTGACTCTCTCCATCGAGACGATGGGTGGAGTAGCGACGCCAATGATCCAGCGCAACACGACGATTCCGACGAAGAAGACGGAGACGTTTTCGACGGCGGCTGACAACCAGACTGAGGTTGAAGTCCACGTGCTGCAGGGCGAGCGTCCGATGGCGGCGCAGAACAGGACTCTGGGCAAATTCAAGCTGAGCGGAATTCCTCCGGCTCCGCGTGGCGTGCCCCAGATCGAGGTGACCTTCGACATCGACGCGAACGGTATTCTGAACGTGACGGCGAAGGACAACGCGACGGGCAAAGACCAGAAGATCACGATTACGAGTTCTTCGGGGCTGAGCTCGGAAGAGGTTGAGCGCATGGCCAAGGAAGCCGAGTCGCACGCCGCCGAGGATAAGGAACAGCGCGAGAGGATTGAGGCTCGCAATGGACTGGACTCCCTGGTGTACAACGTCGAGAAGATGCTGCGTGAGTCGGGTGACAAGGTCTCCGGTTCGGACAAGGGCGACGTTGAGTCGGCCTTGGAAGAAGCGAAGAAGACGTTGAGCGGATCGCCGAGCGCAAGTGAGCTGAATTCGGCAAAGGATCGTCTAACATCTGCGAGCCATAAGCTTGCAGAGGCGATGTACAAGGCCAATGCTTCAACGGGACAGCCGGAGCAGGCTGCCCAGGCAACAGCCGAAGAGCCAAAGAAGGACGAAGGTGTTATTGATGCCGAATACGTGGATGTAGACGATAAAAAGTAA
- a CDS encoding Fpg/Nei family DNA glycosylase yields the protein MPEGNEIHRWAARHEAAFAGKPVRVDGPQGRFTDADVIDGRKLERVMAVGKHLGYDFGKDRILHVHLGLQGDFTEGSGPLPEVKGALRLRMWNATKIRKPAIPGESKRHAWYSEDDGTGHLDPEQIAWVELRGPMDCSLYTQEKWDGLVKKLGPDPLNGDGPEKMLPKVAKSRKPIAELLMDQAMFAGVGNIFRAELLYRARLSPFKPGKDVDEKTLRSIWKDATVLMPEAMVDRRIITTKPVDRPHKTGQALKEEAHYVYRRNGLPCFICGTVVKKQEMAGRNLFWCPTCQAE from the coding sequence ATGCCGGAGGGAAATGAGATTCATCGCTGGGCTGCGCGGCACGAGGCAGCATTTGCAGGCAAGCCGGTCCGCGTGGATGGTCCGCAGGGCCGGTTTACCGATGCCGATGTGATCGACGGACGCAAGCTGGAGCGCGTGATGGCCGTTGGTAAGCACCTGGGGTATGACTTCGGCAAGGACAGGATTCTGCATGTGCATCTGGGGCTTCAGGGAGACTTTACCGAAGGCTCTGGGCCGCTGCCGGAGGTGAAGGGCGCGTTGCGTCTGCGGATGTGGAATGCGACGAAGATCAGGAAGCCGGCGATTCCAGGCGAGAGCAAACGTCATGCATGGTACTCGGAGGATGACGGTACAGGGCATCTTGATCCGGAACAGATTGCCTGGGTAGAGCTTCGCGGGCCGATGGACTGCTCGTTATATACGCAGGAAAAGTGGGATGGGCTGGTGAAGAAGCTTGGTCCCGATCCGTTGAATGGTGATGGGCCGGAGAAGATGCTGCCTAAGGTGGCGAAGAGTCGCAAGCCAATCGCCGAGCTACTGATGGACCAGGCGATGTTTGCTGGTGTGGGCAATATCTTCCGCGCTGAACTGTTGTATCGCGCGAGGCTCAGTCCGTTTAAACCGGGCAAAGATGTAGATGAAAAGACCCTGCGGTCGATATGGAAAGATGCGACTGTATTGATGCCGGAGGCGATGGTGGATCGCAGGATTATTACGACAAAACCTGTCGACCGTCCGCATAAGACTGGGCAGGCATTGAAGGAAGAGGCCCATTATGTTTACCGGCGTAATGGGTTACCGTGTTTTATCTGCGGAACCGTGGTGAAGAAGCAGGAGATGGCGGGCAGGAACTTGTTTTGGTGTCCTACGTGCCAGGCAGAGTGA
- a CDS encoding J domain-containing protein: MATTKNKDYYGVLGVKKTATADDIRKAFRKQARKYHPDVNPGDKKAEEKFKEISEANDVLSDEKKRKIYDQLGFYSDNIDPAAAEAAARGGYGGFGGTQAGRGGAQEVPFDFSGFDFSDFTGEGRQQEQAGGGGFRDIFSQMFTGGRNKASRGPQPGTDLEYQIHVDFWTAIEGGVTRLEIQRQEICPTCKGKATTGGSVECPECHGSGQVTQMGGRMKFNIQCPRCGGSGKVQNTCPTCHGDGVVTKTEPLEFRIKPGTRDGQRIRLAGKGNAGTNGGPAGDLYLIIKVGTNPVFTRTGDDIYVTVPVTVSEAALGAKIDVPTIDTHDGGPRTQLKIPPGTQTGQKLRLREKGVASAVHEGKRGDQIVEVKIVVPKVQDERSKEILRELAKLNPEDPREELFAKA; this comes from the coding sequence ATGGCGACGACGAAGAATAAAGACTACTACGGAGTGCTTGGGGTCAAGAAAACGGCGACGGCGGATGACATCCGCAAGGCGTTCCGCAAGCAGGCACGGAAGTATCACCCCGATGTAAATCCGGGCGACAAGAAAGCCGAGGAGAAGTTCAAAGAGATCTCCGAAGCGAACGATGTGCTGAGCGACGAGAAGAAGCGAAAGATCTACGACCAGCTGGGCTTCTATTCGGACAACATCGATCCCGCGGCGGCTGAGGCTGCGGCCCGTGGCGGTTATGGCGGCTTTGGTGGGACGCAGGCCGGTCGAGGCGGGGCGCAGGAGGTTCCGTTCGACTTCAGCGGCTTTGACTTCTCAGATTTTACTGGTGAGGGAAGACAACAGGAGCAAGCGGGTGGTGGCGGCTTCCGCGACATCTTCAGCCAGATGTTTACTGGCGGGCGAAATAAGGCATCGCGCGGGCCGCAGCCAGGTACAGATCTCGAGTACCAGATTCATGTGGACTTCTGGACGGCGATCGAAGGTGGCGTGACGCGGTTGGAGATTCAGCGGCAGGAGATCTGTCCGACGTGCAAGGGCAAGGCGACGACGGGTGGGAGTGTGGAGTGCCCGGAGTGCCACGGATCGGGCCAGGTGACGCAAATGGGTGGGCGGATGAAGTTCAACATTCAGTGTCCGCGATGCGGTGGCTCAGGCAAGGTGCAAAATACCTGTCCTACATGCCACGGTGACGGTGTCGTCACAAAGACGGAGCCGCTGGAGTTTCGCATTAAGCCGGGCACACGTGACGGACAGAGAATCCGTTTGGCAGGGAAGGGTAATGCAGGAACGAACGGCGGCCCTGCGGGTGATCTGTATCTGATTATCAAGGTGGGAACGAATCCGGTATTTACGCGAACCGGAGACGATATCTATGTGACAGTGCCGGTGACGGTGTCGGAGGCGGCGCTGGGCGCAAAGATCGACGTCCCGACGATCGATACGCATGACGGCGGTCCGCGGACGCAATTGAAGATTCCGCCGGGAACGCAGACGGGGCAGAAGCTGCGGCTTCGCGAGAAGGGTGTGGCGTCGGCGGTGCATGAAGGCAAGCGCGGCGACCAGATCGTCGAAGTGAAGATCGTGGTGCCCAAGGTTCAGGATGAGCGCTCGAAAGAGATTCTGCGCGAACTGGCCAAACTGAACCCCGAAGACCCGCGTGAGGAGCTTTTCGCGAAGGCCTGA
- a CDS encoding LolA-like protein yields the protein MQQLAGGLVLAGVCLMGTHAVWAQDGPSADAIVHELQVRNAERQRELDSYTGERAYRVEYHGTGGEHHGEIAVHVEYGAQGEKHLTVVSETGSKLICERVLRKMVETEQEASERGNRVQTMLSPENYSFELLGQETVDGVPAWILRVSPKVDNKLTYRGRIWVNEDDYAVVRVQGEPAKNPSWWINRASFDWRYGKHGRFWLPERSVAVSHVRIGGEAKLTIEYAAYRIVAQGPKPPMTDTAQLSERHSAQ from the coding sequence ATGCAGCAGCTAGCGGGTGGGCTGGTTTTAGCGGGCGTGTGTCTGATGGGTACACACGCGGTGTGGGCGCAGGATGGACCTTCAGCAGATGCGATTGTCCATGAACTTCAGGTTAGAAATGCGGAGAGGCAGCGGGAACTCGATAGCTATACGGGCGAACGAGCCTACCGCGTGGAATATCACGGCACGGGCGGCGAGCATCATGGCGAGATTGCCGTGCATGTGGAGTATGGGGCTCAGGGTGAAAAGCATCTGACCGTAGTCTCTGAGACAGGCTCGAAGCTGATTTGCGAGCGTGTGCTGCGCAAGATGGTCGAGACGGAGCAAGAAGCTTCGGAGCGGGGAAATCGCGTGCAAACGATGCTTTCGCCGGAGAACTACAGCTTCGAGCTGCTTGGGCAGGAGACGGTAGACGGTGTGCCGGCGTGGATCTTGCGAGTCTCTCCAAAGGTGGACAACAAGCTGACATATCGCGGCCGTATCTGGGTAAACGAGGATGATTATGCGGTTGTGCGAGTGCAGGGCGAGCCGGCGAAGAATCCGTCATGGTGGATCAATCGCGCGAGTTTTGACTGGCGGTATGGCAAACATGGTCGGTTCTGGTTGCCGGAACGCAGCGTCGCGGTGAGCCATGTACGTATCGGCGGCGAAGCGAAATTGACGATTGAGTATGCTGCCTATCGCATCGTTGCTCAAGGGCCGAAGCCGCCGATGACAGATACAGCACAGCTTTCTGAACGCCATTCGGCACAGTAG
- a CDS encoding MerR family transcriptional regulator: MATKRKSKGAYMISAVAEMYQIHPQTLRLYEREGLLRPSRSEGNTRLYTDEDLERLEFILNLARDLGVNIAGIGVILQMRERMEEMNRQMQGFVDYVRTEMLSRMQQQQSSGTGLVPMRRPMVVSVKGTKKR; this comes from the coding sequence ATGGCGACAAAGCGCAAGAGTAAAGGGGCGTACATGATCTCGGCGGTGGCCGAGATGTATCAGATTCATCCGCAGACGCTGCGTCTTTACGAGCGTGAAGGGCTGTTGCGTCCTTCGCGGAGCGAAGGCAATACGCGTCTGTATACCGATGAAGATCTTGAGCGGCTGGAGTTTATTCTGAATCTGGCGCGCGACCTGGGTGTGAATATTGCAGGTATCGGCGTGATTCTGCAGATGCGTGAGCGCATGGAAGAGATGAACCGTCAGATGCAGGGCTTTGTCGACTATGTGCGGACTGAGATGCTGTCGCGGATGCAGCAGCAGCAGTCGTCGGGGACAGGGCTGGTTCCGATGCGTCGGCCGATGGTAGTTTCTGTGAAGGGGACGAAGAAGCGTTGA
- the sugE gene encoding quaternary ammonium compound efflux SMR transporter SugE, translating into MKEYAWAILLVAGIFETGWAVGLKYTQGFTRLGWSIATGVMIVISMGLLGVAARYLPLGTAYAVWTGIGAVGTVILGIVLFGESAAFARLACVGLIIAGIIGLKFLSH; encoded by the coding sequence TTGAAAGAGTATGCGTGGGCGATTCTGCTGGTCGCAGGTATCTTTGAGACTGGCTGGGCTGTGGGGTTGAAGTACACCCAGGGATTTACAAGGCTGGGCTGGTCGATTGCCACGGGCGTGATGATCGTCATCAGCATGGGTCTGCTTGGGGTGGCGGCACGGTATCTTCCTTTGGGGACGGCGTACGCAGTGTGGACAGGCATTGGCGCCGTGGGCACGGTGATTCTTGGAATTGTGCTGTTTGGGGAGTCGGCTGCATTCGCTCGGCTGGCCTGCGTAGGGCTGATTATTGCTGGAATCATTGGGCTGAAGTTTCTGAGCCATTGA